CGGCATCGACGAGCGGAATGCGGAAGGCCGGACTCGAGGCCATCTCGAGCAGGAAGAGGCCGCGGACGGCGACCGCGAGAAGGAAGAGGAGGGCGGCGATGCGGGCGCCGGGTCCGGCGAGGGCGCCACGAATCTGGGGCCAGGCCGATCTCTCCTCCAGCATCCCCTCTTCACCTCGAGCGCGGCTCGCCGCAACTCGCCGCTCGGATCCGCTCACGCAACCGGTCGCTCAGGCCCCGACGGTTCCCTTGGCCCCGCTCGGTTCGCATTCGCGAAGCGGGCCACAGCGAGACACACAACACCGGGCGGATGCGCCAGGCGAGCGTCTCAGATGCTATCGAACCGCTCTAGCGCAGCAACGTCAGCTTCAGGCTGCGGCGCTGCTGGCCGGAGGTCAGCGTACAGAGATAGATCCCGCTCGGCATCTGCCGTCCGTCCTCGTCCCGCCCGTCCCACGTGGCGGTCTGCGAGCCCTCCGGAATCGGACCGTCGATCAGCGTGCGGACGGTCCGGCCCGAGAGATCGTGAATCTGGAGAGTCACATCGCTGGGGCGCGGGATCGCGTAGATCAGATCGAGCATGCCGCGGAAGGGATTCGGAGTTCGGGCCTCAAGCGCGAAGCGCGGCGCGCGAATGTTCCCTCCGTTGTAGGCGAAGGGACCGATGAGGGTCTCGCGGCCGAAGGGATCTAGAGATCCGACCCTGTAGGAATAGGTCGAGTCGGGATCGGCCGACCGATCGATGTAGGATCGACTCGCCGCGTCGAGCGGAGATTCGGTGACCGTCTCGTAGTCGCCCTGGCCCGTCGCCCTGTAGATGCGATAGCCGCCGCGAGGGCGCTCGTCGGCCGGTTCCCAGGCCAGCATCAACCCGCCCGCCTCCGGCGCGACACGGAAGGACGCGATGCGGAAGGGGTCGTACCGGGGCTTCTCGGTCGAGAACCGGATCGCCAGTCCCGACGAGATCGGCGCGGCGGCCGCCGGGTAGGAGTTGGAGTAGGTGTATTCGAGCCCGATGTCCTCTTCCATGTTCTCGATGCCGACCGTGGCGAACATCCTCTCCGCGTCGTCGTTCGTCACCTGCTTGTACTGGAATTCGACGATGCCGTTCCCGCTCGCCGTCGGATAGTGGGCCGGATCGTAGAAGATCACCTCGAATGTCTGCAGGTCGTCCAGCTCGGGCCGCCAGTTCATGACCCGGCTCCACTCGATCACGAAGAGGTGCCGCTCCGGGTCGTGATAGCGGTAGATGCCGTCGCCGGCCTTGATGTCCGCGAGCAGGCGCATCGGATCGAGGTTGTCCCAGAACGGAGCGATCTGGGCGCCGTTTCCGTAGGCGTTGGGAATGTGCCAGTTGTAGTAGTCGTAGTAGGTGGTCATCTCGAAGGAGAGCCATCCGTTGTCGCAGACGACGACACTGTTGAAGCTCTCTCCGTAATATGTGAACGAGAAGGGAAGGTCGACCGTGGCGGTGGTGTTGTCGGTCAACGGGATGAGGGTCCCGGACCCGCCGTAGACCGGCGAGCACTCGATCCACCTATAGGTCGGGGCCTGGCTCGGATAGTCGGTGTCCGTGCTGTCGTAGGCGTAGTAGCCATACACGTCGGGGCCGAGGGGCGCGCCATGATCGACGGTTCCGATCGCGAGGGAGAAGCTCGTGCTTCCGATGTATCCCTCGGCCGTCGTCAGGACGAGCGTGAAGACGGCCGCCTGGCCCACCGCGGCCTCGTCATCGATCTGGATGCGAAACGCCGTCTCGCTCGTCCCCGCCTCTCCGATCGCGATCGGAGGGAACGCCGTCTCGCCGTCGATGACGGTGACGAAGTCCGGCGTGCTCGTCGTGAGCGCCGCGGAAGCGCGCGAGGCGTTGGCGGACCCGTCGTTGCGCAGCGTGATCGAGAGATCGACCGTGCGACCGGGGTCCAGTCCGCCCGCGCCCGCGGCGGAGTAGGCGTGGTATCGCAGCGCAGGCGCGGCGACCTCCAGGTCGATGATCGAACGTGAGGCCCCGCCGGGCGGGAAACCCTGCGCGGTCGCGTCGAGCGCGATCCGGACCCGCTGGCCATCCGTCGCCTGGGCCGGCACGCGGAGGACGAACGGCGTCAGGCAGGTCCCCTGCCCGGACGGAGGGATGTCGGGGAAGGCGGACTGAGCCTGCACGATCTCCGCCGTCTCGATCGCGGCGATCGTCGCGGAGATCCCGCTTCCGGCCCGGCCCCCGTGGTTGCGAAGGGTCACGGTCAGCTCGATCGTCTCTCCCGGATTGACGAGCCCATCCCCGTTGCCGCTGCTGCTCCCCTGAGCGTCATCGTCCAGGCTCGACTCCCCGTAGCCGAAGAAGGATCCCTCGGTCGTCGAGAAGACCTCCACACCGCCCTGGTAGGGGTCGAGGCTGGTTCCGGTCACGGTGACGACGGTCGGAGTCCCCGCCGCGGCGAACTCCGCCGGCACGCGGGCCGTGCCGTCGGCATCGGTCCAGGCGCAGCCGAGGAGGTTCCTTCCCTGGGCGATCCCCACGCGGGCTCCAGCGATCGCGGTCTGCCCGGCCGCATCGAGAACCTGGACCTGCAGGAAGTTGCTCCCCTCCGCCACGCGCGCGACGTGGGTGACCGCGATCGGCCGGGGCGGATTCAGGAACATCTCCATCTCAGGATCGCCGAGAAGGCTGTAAATGTAATAGTTCAGCTCGACCGACTCGCCGGCGCTCGACTGGTAGTCGATCGCATCGGGGAACTGGTAGAGACATTCGAGCTTCGCGGCGTTCAGCAGATCCGTCATCCTGCGCACCCCTCCGTGCCGGATCCCCTTGAATGCCCCGATCGCGCAGGCGTCGTTGAAGCGCGTGTGGGACCAAGGCTCGCTGTTGCCGATGAAGGCGACAGCCCCCTTCGGCTCGACCTGGGTTCCGGCTCGAAGCCACTTCTCCCCGAAGCACTCCGGCTTCGAGAAGTCGTTGTTCTGGCAGACCCAGCTACAGACGACGGGGAGCTTCCAGCCGTTGGCCAGGGACGGGATCTCGTCCACCGTGAAATGGGGAGGCTCCCAGCCATTTGTCCCATAGGCCCAACCACGGTAGCTCACGATCGAAACGCCTCGGTTGATGGCATTGGGGATCCGCCGTTGATGGTCGATGAAGAAAGGAGGGAAGTAGCAGGAATCGACGTTCGCGAAGCCCATGTCGATGAGGAGCGAGCGGCACCACTTGCTGACGGCGACCGGTGTCGTCGAGCCATAGTCCCCCGCCACCAGGAGGGCGCGCGAGAACCAATCCGTTCCCTCGTCCTTGTAGGGATTGCGCTCGTAGTTCAGGACCTTGGCGACCACGGTCTGCGCCTCGACGAGCGACGCGACGGAGAATCGGCCCACGCCGAGGTCCGGCATGAAGTCGTTCCCCTCCATCAGCGTGTAGGGGTGATCCGTCACATTCGAGTGGAAGCTGAAGGAGGGAACCTGCGCGATGTCGCCGACGAGGAGGAGATACTGCGGGGGATTGGCTGATGTGTCGTACAGGTTCTGCAAGTAGGCCTTGATCGCCGTATTGGTTCCTCCGGCTTCGTTGGTCGTCAAGAGGAGCACCTCGAAGCCCATCTGCGTCTTCCATTCCGCGAACGGCTCGATGGCGGAGAGGAAGTCGGGATGGGTCACGATGACGTAGCTGCCGGTCTCTTCCGAAGCCAGCGAGGCGAGCTGCTCGGGGGCGATGTAGGGCGCCATCGCGGTGAAGAAGCCGCGGCTGCGACGCAGGGCCGCGGAGGGGCGCGCCCGCGCGGAGCCCCGCGGCGTCTCCCGGTAACGGATCTCGATCCTGACCTCGCTCGGGGCGCCCTTGCCGGCCAGGTGAGCTGAGGCTTCTCCTGCGGCCTTCGTCCTGGAGATGGCGACAGGCAGGATTCGCGCGCCCCGGGCGATCATCGGCGTCCCGGCGGCCGCTTCGACTCCGGGATCCTCCCCGGCCTGCGCGACGACCCCAACCTCGATCTCGCTCGCGTCCGCAGGGATCACGACGAGCTGCGTGAAGGGCCTCTCGAAGGGAGCAGAACTCTCATCGCGAACGATCAGGCTCGTTCTCCCCTCATCGATCTCAGCGGTCGCGACGATGCGCGGGGTCGCCTCCCGCTCGGGCGATCCGATCTCGCTCGAGACGAAGGACTCGATCTCATGGGTCGCGCGGGCGGCGACTGACAGCGCAGCCATTGCCAGAACCAGGATCAGGATGGTCCGCATCTCTCCTCCCCTGTTGTGCTCAGATCCCCTCTCCAGCCATCCGAATGGTCCTTCGGTCGCAAGGTCGATTGATCCCGGCCGGACGCTCTTGACTATAGCATGATGGGGGACGGTAGCCCGCACGGGACAGACCGCCAGCGCAGAAACCGAACCCCCGGCAGCCTCCCGTGAGGAGGCGCCGGGGGCGGTATGGGTTCGGAGGATCTTCCTACCGCGAAATCACGAGGGGTCGCGCGGTCGAGCTTCCGTCGGCCATCAGCCGGCAGAAGTAGACCCCCGCAGGGAGGAGCCGGCCCTCTTCGTCCGCGCCGTCCCAGTCGATCGCGTGGGGACCGGCGGCATTGCGGCCAGCCGCGAGGCTTCGCACGAGCCGGCCCGAGACATCGAAGATCGACAGGCTGGCCGCTCCCGCCCGCGCCAGTTCGAACCGGATCGTCGTCTTCTCGGCAAACGGATTGGGGTTGCCGGAGAGGGACGAAAGATCGGCCGGTCCGAGATCATCCACGGCGGCGGGATTGCAGCCGGGATCCTGCGCCCCGATTCTCACGTTGTCGCAGGCCCGCGGACCGTTCGGGTGAAGGCCCGGGAAGCAGGGCGATGTCATTTGCAGCCTGTAGTTGTCACTCGCAAGGTTGCAGAAGAGGGGATCGAGCGAGAAGTTATTCCCGGCGTTCTGTCCGCAGAGGGCGTCGCCGCCCTCGTTGCCGTAGATGTCCGTGCAAGACACCACGGGGATGCTCTCGTCGAGGCACGACAGTCCCTTCCCAGGGCTATTGAACGCGATGATCGACTTGGTGATCACGGGAGAGGAGAAGAGGCACGACATGCCTCCCGCCATGCCCGCCTGGCCGTTCGAAGAGTTGGCCGCGATCGTGCACTGCATGAAGGTTGCCTCGTTCGCGAAGGAAAGGCTGACTCCCCCGCCGTCCGAGTTGGCCCCGGATGTCCTGTTGCGCGTGATCGTGCAGTCGTCGAGGAGGATGTTCCCCCCGAAATCGACGTAGATGCCTCCTCCCGGAGCGTTGGCGGCGAGCGTCCGGTTCCCCTGAATCAGGCAGCTGTTCATCGTCAGGACTCCGGAGTCGAGGACCGCGATCCCTCCGCCGAAGCCGTCGGCGGTGTTGTTCGTGATCTGGCAGTTCGTGAAGGTCGGCCGGGCATTGAGGATCGTGACCCCGCCTCCTCCTCCATTGGCTGCGCTGACGTAGTTGCCGCTGATCACGCAGTTAGTGATCGTCGGCGCCGAGTTGCGGCGGACGAAGATCCCCCCGCCGGTCGGGGCATAGTTGCCCGTCATGACGCACCCGGTGATCACGGGAGAGCAATCGACCTCGGCGGCGATCGCTCCGCCTCCCTTGGATCCGTTGTTCGTGAAGGTGCACGACTGGATCGTGGGGGAGGATCCGTTCAAACAGATGATCCCGCCGTCATGGTTGTTCGTGATCTCGCAGTTGAAGATCGTGATCGAGGTTCCCTCGGTGCAGAAGATGGCGGCGCCGTACACTTCGGCGAACGCCTTCCTTATCGTCATGTCTCGGATCGTCGAGTTCGTCACGCCCTCGCAATGGAACCCGCGGCCGAGCGAGTCCGCGAAGAGAGTCGTCACGCCCGTCCCGGAACCTCGGACGGTGACCCCGCTCCTCATGATGACCGCGCAGTAGGTCGTGTCGGTCGGGGTCATCACGGGATGTGTCACATCCGAGTAGATCCCCGGGGCCACCTGGACGATGTCCCCCGTTTGAGCGGCCTGAACCGCCGCGTGGATCGTCGGGTACTGGCTCGGAACGTTGAGGGTCGCCGCCGTCGCCGCCGAGGCGAGGGCGATCAGGATGAGGGCCAAACCGATCTGCCTCTTCATCGTTGTGTCTCCCAAGGCTGCAGGTTGCTGCAGGTTAGTGAGCGCCATCGCAAGCAGCCTAATTCTAGCACAACGGCGGAGATAGCGCGAGGGGGGGCATGCCGGAGCGCCCCCCTCCAGCCGGGAGCCAACCTTGATCTTCCTCCAGGCGCCGTAGGGGCGTATACTCAATGAAGATATAGCTTTCATCGGGAGGGGTTGCATCACCGATGCCTCCAGCGTTCGTTTGGCCTGCTAGACAACGGGAGTCAAACATGCGATTCGCCAACGCCGTAGGTCTGTTCCTCGTCCTGCTTGCAGGGTCGACCGCCATGGGATCGCCCATCATGCGGCCGGAGGCCTCGATCTCTCGGGATGACATGCCGCGCGTCGAGGTCGCCTCATCGGATCAGCGGGGGATCGGCTTGCTCTTCGATCTGCCGGTTCTCTCGGTCGATGACGTCGAGGTGGATGGACGGGGCTTTCAGGTGGTCGGCATTCCTGGGGGAGATCTGGCGGGGGGGCTGGGACAGCCGGCGCTGCCCGTCTTCGCCCGGCTGATCGCCGTGCCGGACGGCGCCGAGGTCACGGTCTCCTGTGTCGCCGAGGCCGAGGAGGATCTGCCCGGGTTCGACCTGGTCCCGATGCAGGCCGACGAAGGAGATCGATTCGTCTACGATTCCGCCGCCTACGCCCATGACGGCTTCAGCGAGGCGGAGTACGCGACGGTCGGCTCGCCGGCGATCTTCCGCGACCTGCGCATCGTGCCGGTCACGTTCCGGCCCGTCCGATACAACCCCGCCACCAAGACCATCCGGGTGGCCTCGCAGATCCGTGTCGATCTCCACTTCAGGAGCGGCGCGGTCGAGAACGTCAAGGAGTCCAGAAGGACGATCATCCCGCCCAGCTTCGACAGGCTCTACCAGGAGATCGTCCCCAACTACTCGCTGGATGCCCAGGGCGCCACGGTCCTGCCGGGTACCTGGCTCGTGATCTGCCGCAACGACGCGGCGGTCACTTCACGGCTTCAGCCTCTCATCGACTGGCGCAAGCGGATGGGAATGTCGACCATGCTCGCGACCACCGCTCAGACAGGGACCACCAACGCCTCGATCAAGGCCTACATCCAGAACGTCTACACGACCGCGGACCCGCCGCTCGAGTACGTCGTCCTGGCGGGGGACGCCGACGGCAGCTACTCGATCGCGACCTGGTTCGAGTCGGTCTCCGGCTACGGAGGAGAGGGCGATCACCCCTACGCGCAGCTCGAGGGAACCGACATCCTTGCCGACATCCACATCGGCCGGCTCTCGTTCCAGACGACGACCGAGCTGGAGCGGATCGTTTCCAAGATCTACAACTACGAGGCGAATCCCTACATGTCCGACACGAGCTGGTTCAGGAGGGCCTGCCTCGTCGGGGATCCCTCGAGCTCGGGCACCAGCGTCATTCAGGTGCAGCAGTGGATCAAGACGAGGCTGCGCCAGCTGGGCTACACCCAGATCGACACGATCTACTCGGGGAGCTGGACGAGCCAGATGACCACCGCTCTCAATCGAGGCGACACGGTTTTCAGTTACCGGGGCTTCTACGGGATGAGCGGGTGGACCAACAGCAACACCTACCTGCTCACCAACGGCTGGATGATGCCCTTCGTCGTCACCATCACGTGCGACACAGGCTCCTTCTACGATGACAACGCCTGCCGGTCCGAGGGCTTTCTCCGAGCCTGGGACTCGACAAACAACAGGCCCAGGGGAGCGGTCGGGGCGATCGGCACGGCGACGACCGGCACGCACACCCGCTACAACAACTGCATCCACACGGGCATCTTCTACGGGCTTCTGTACACGGGCGACTATCATCTGGGCGCGGCGCTCACCTTCGGCAAGCTGGAACTCTACCGCAACTACCAGGTGAACGAGCCGAACCGGGTCATCATGTTCAGTCACTGGCACAACCTGATGGGCGATCCGGCCACCGACTGCTGGAC
The Candidatus Eisenbacteria bacterium genome window above contains:
- a CDS encoding T9SS type A sorting domain-containing protein, which encodes MQPLPMKAISSLSIRPYGAWRKIKVGSRLEGGAPACPPSRYLRRCARIRLLAMALTNLQQPAALGDTTMKRQIGLALILIALASAATAATLNVPSQYPTIHAAVQAAQTGDIVQVAPGIYSDVTHPVMTPTDTTYCAVIMRSGVTVRGSGTGVTTLFADSLGRGFHCEGVTNSTIRDMTIRKAFAEVYGAAIFCTEGTSITIFNCEITNNHDGGIICLNGSSPTIQSCTFTNNGSKGGGAIAAEVDCSPVITGCVMTGNYAPTGGGIFVRRNSAPTITNCVISGNYVSAANGGGGGVTILNARPTFTNCQITNNTADGFGGGIAVLDSGVLTMNSCLIQGNRTLAANAPGGGIYVDFGGNILLDDCTITRNRTSGANSDGGGVSLSFANEATFMQCTIAANSSNGQAGMAGGMSCLFSSPVITKSIIAFNSPGKGLSCLDESIPVVSCTDIYGNEGGDALCGQNAGNNFSLDPLFCNLASDNYRLQMTSPCFPGLHPNGPRACDNVRIGAQDPGCNPAAVDDLGPADLSSLSGNPNPFAEKTTIRFELARAGAASLSIFDVSGRLVRSLAAGRNAAGPHAIDWDGADEEGRLLPAGVYFCRLMADGSSTARPLVISR
- a CDS encoding T9SS type A sorting domain-containing protein, whose translation is MRTILILVLAMAALSVAARATHEIESFVSSEIGSPEREATPRIVATAEIDEGRTSLIVRDESSAPFERPFTQLVVIPADASEIEVGVVAQAGEDPGVEAAAGTPMIARGARILPVAISRTKAAGEASAHLAGKGAPSEVRIEIRYRETPRGSARARPSAALRRSRGFFTAMAPYIAPEQLASLASEETGSYVIVTHPDFLSAIEPFAEWKTQMGFEVLLLTTNEAGGTNTAIKAYLQNLYDTSANPPQYLLLVGDIAQVPSFSFHSNVTDHPYTLMEGNDFMPDLGVGRFSVASLVEAQTVVAKVLNYERNPYKDEGTDWFSRALLVAGDYGSTTPVAVSKWCRSLLIDMGFANVDSCYFPPFFIDHQRRIPNAINRGVSIVSYRGWAYGTNGWEPPHFTVDEIPSLANGWKLPVVCSWVCQNNDFSKPECFGEKWLRAGTQVEPKGAVAFIGNSEPWSHTRFNDACAIGAFKGIRHGGVRRMTDLLNAAKLECLYQFPDAIDYQSSAGESVELNYYIYSLLGDPEMEMFLNPPRPIAVTHVARVAEGSNFLQVQVLDAAGQTAIAGARVGIAQGRNLLGCAWTDADGTARVPAEFAAAGTPTVVTVTGTSLDPYQGGVEVFSTTEGSFFGYGESSLDDDAQGSSSGNGDGLVNPGETIELTVTLRNHGGRAGSGISATIAAIETAEIVQAQSAFPDIPPSGQGTCLTPFVLRVPAQATDGQRVRIALDATAQGFPPGGASRSIIDLEVAAPALRYHAYSAAGAGGLDPGRTVDLSITLRNDGSANASRASAALTTSTPDFVTVIDGETAFPPIAIGEAGTSETAFRIQIDDEAAVGQAAVFTLVLTTAEGYIGSTSFSLAIGTVDHGAPLGPDVYGYYAYDSTDTDYPSQAPTYRWIECSPVYGGSGTLIPLTDNTTATVDLPFSFTYYGESFNSVVVCDNGWLSFEMTTYYDYYNWHIPNAYGNGAQIAPFWDNLDPMRLLADIKAGDGIYRYHDPERHLFVIEWSRVMNWRPELDDLQTFEVIFYDPAHYPTASGNGIVEFQYKQVTNDDAERMFATVGIENMEEDIGLEYTYSNSYPAAAAPISSGLAIRFSTEKPRYDPFRIASFRVAPEAGGLMLAWEPADERPRGGYRIYRATGQGDYETVTESPLDAASRSYIDRSADPDSTYSYRVGSLDPFGRETLIGPFAYNGGNIRAPRFALEARTPNPFRGMLDLIYAIPRPSDVTLQIHDLSGRTVRTLIDGPIPEGSQTATWDGRDEDGRQMPSGIYLCTLTSGQQRRSLKLTLLR